AGGCCGTGTGATGTCTCCAGATGATGCTGGAGCGGTGTCCATGTTCAGTGGTGTTGCGCTATCCTCGGTAACAGACTATGTTGCCCAGTTGTCCGGTCTTTGCtcacataaaaaagtaaatatgtttTCACACTTCTTTTGCTGTAtagttaagattttattttgtacttgctTTATTTATCTCCTGTCTTCAATGATTGTTAATTGTTATTACAAAACATTGTTAACATTATTAACAACATGATGATCTGTAATATATGTTTCTTCTATCAATATAGAACTGTTGATTAACTACCTATTTGATCATTCTTTTGCTGTCCTTCATTACGGGCTTATTAGCAGAAGACATATCAAATATTAGTTACAATAGGTAGTCTCTAAAAGAGTGGCAAATAGAAAAGTGTTACAAATTGATTTGTTAAATTTTAAGCTTATAGTATGTCTATACCTGCCTAATGTTATGTTTGttgcaaaaaaacaatatacctatatattttatttttcttgctaGCTTTATACTAATGCTCTACATTGCTACTCAGCTTTGAGTCATTGCATGTAACTTAACTGAATCATGTCCGTAGCTTTTCAGCAAATATGACTAACATGTCTCATTTTCTGTTTCGAAACTTTTATCTCcaaaatgtttgaaataaacataataatcttATTAGAAACTAACTGTTcagattttatgtaaaaatatttagttacaaTGTAATTTACTAAAATTCAGTATGAATGatagtatattatgtattatccTTTTAATAAGTTTGGATCAGAAAATTAAttgaactgggttgaggagatcagatggGCAGTCCTTTCTTGTAATGcacttgtactcagctgaatccggttagactggaagccgaccccaacatagttgggaaaaggctcagaggatgatggaTCAGAAAATTTATAATTAAGAACTAAAAATTTTGATATTTCAAAACAAAGCTGACAAAGTCAACATTACCTCAATGAATTGATTCATTGATCTTCAATTTATTAGTTGCTTGAAGTTAGTGGCAAGATGtctaaaacatttaaataatgcctaaatatttttttttcccaCAAGTCATCTTTTATCATTTTGAAGAAAATgagtacattattttaaaaaagtccttaagacaacccactgaccaaaAGTTTAATGCTTACAAGAaatgttcataataaaaaaaaaattaacatgaaaaattactaaaatagttaagataggcattcgctccttgtaaaatactgatatgccactgcatccggttagactggaagccaaccccaacatagttgggaaaaggctaggcggattatgtttatttattatgaacatttataataatgattgtttaagtcatgaaaatgtataacaGCACAGAATCCTTAAAGTCATATTGTGTCAGTTGCTCAtattgcatttaaaattttcagtGTATCTGGTTGGCACTAAACCTCCTATGAAACCTAGATACGTAATGCAGCATAGGGATTTCAGACCCATCAGTCTTACACATCATCCTTCCATGTTTCTCCGTGATAAGTCTTGTCTGTGCATTTTATAGAAACATTATCATATTTGGAACACATTATAGACAATAATTACAGTGAGTTGCCTATTCTATAACAATAACCGAACCCTTTTCTGTTGTCAAACTTCTTATTTGATCTATAAGCAGCAAATATATGGCTTATATGGtatggttatggtttggttatctttATAAATGGTGTAACTCACCCTTTTCATCAGGGTAAATGGTGCTCATTGTTACTTGAAGCTaacattacaaatatttatatgtttattgaCAAATAATGGTATTGTTTGTAATGCTTATGTAGTCTGTTTAACATTTGTTGCTTTCatatccaaaataaaataaataacaggaAGCATTGTTCAATTATCAGTTCATTTTTCCAATACTTCATtctacacaataaaaataaatgatagacTTTTTTCTATagctagattttttttaatttttttgttagaaattGCATATCTAAAAGATAggatgttaaaaatattgttttatattataatttagttaAGGTGTTGTCGAttcaaatattgtatttattttatatgaacaAACCACATCAAGTGCATAACATTTTGTTCCAGAGTCACTTTGAGATAACCTTTTATCTtatcagttttataaataaaaatataatgtgctAGACAAAATGTTATGCATTTACAAATGGGTTACAGGCGATAGGTACCATAAGTAGGTGACAGTTAAATGATGTCAAAACAATACTGTATGATACCAAAGTCCTAAAAACTAATGTTAACTATTAttacttgtatttatttaaagactagttattaattgaaataattgatGTGTACAGGAAGCCTGGAAAAGGCGAAAGAGATAGAAGATAGGATAAAACAGCAGTATGCTGAGTCCCAACATAGAGAGAAGGTGTTAGTTAGAAGGCTCGCAGCCAAGGAACAAGAAATACAAGATTATGTAGTGAGTACTCAATTTATTATGCTTGTAGaaatgtagaaaaataaatgtgtatCCAAAGATGCTCACTGCAACTGtctagttttaagaatatttattataaaagccACCATGTACACAAATCTGTCTTGGGCCGTTCTAGTTACCTTGGCAGAGAGTCTCCATTTGGATAATTTCCCAAAGTTTTCAGTACTATGTTGTTCAGTAATTTGAACTGTTGACAAAgtaaaccaaaaatatgaaatgttcCTTATTGTTTCTTAGAATACGTTTTTCGTTTTCAGAGTCAAATAACGGAATTAAAGTCTTCCCACGCCAGTCTCAACGGACGACCGACGCTACTCGACCCAGCAGTAAATGTACTAATATTAAGGTTAAAACAAGAACTCACATCAACTAAAGCGAGATTAGAAGAAACACAAAACGAACTTTCAGCGTGGAAGTTCACACCAGACTCAAATACCGGCAAGAAACTTATGGCGAAATGCAGGCTGCTACACCAAGAGAACGAGGACCTCGGCCGAATGACTTCGAGTGGTCGAATAGCTAAATTAGAAGGCGATCTAGCGTTACAGAAGAGTTTTAGTGAAGAAGTTAAAAAGTCACAATCAGGTGTGTATGAAATAATTTACTCTATTGTTGATTTATTGTTGTGGGACGAGAGAATGACACTGGGTGTTGTAATTTCAGAACTGGACGAGTTCTTGCAAGAGCTAGACGAGGATGTGGAGGGCATGCAGAGCACGGTGCTGTTCCTGCAGCAGGAGCTGCGCGCGACGCACGCGACGGTGAACGGCACGCGCGCGGCGTCGCCGGAGAAGCGCGCGTACTCGGGCAGCGACTGCAGCGAGCCGCCCGTCGGCAAGAGGAGGCGCGCCTCCGTGCTGTCGCTCGAGTACAACGAGGACGAGGAGCCGCTCACCGTCACCAACGGCGACGCCGACTAGCGCAGGACCGCGCGGTTCAAATACAGAACACGCTACTTTCATATGAACTAGTGAACTCGTGCTGTCGTATCTATTTAGCCTTACGGCCATTTCGTTGACTCGAAATTGTTATTGATGAATTATTGTGAGTGAATGATTGATGTCCAATAAGGTGAAACGCTGGTTCGGTGTCCAATCACTCATTTCAAAACATGTGAGATGCTTGATTATTAGCATATAAAGTGTATTCTTTGAAATCTATGTACTTTCATTAGAAGACATAATAAATAGACTAATATGTGTCATTTCCATTGACGATTAATTGGTGATGATTGTGTCTATCGTGATAATGAGACTAAGGAAACATTTGGTAAAAGCATAGTTTGCGTTTTTATGCACAGCAATGGACCACGTGATCAGATATAATAGTGAATCGTTTTTGACATTGTTTTACACTGAAATATTGAGAATAGATGCTGAGTtgacaattttataatttatttatgataaGTGAATTTATTGTGATACTTATTAGAGACCCAATGATAAATTGGAGTAATGCAATGACTTGTGTTGCGAGGATTTAATGTTTGgtggcatttattttatttatatgccaGAGTATGAAATGATATCGAGCCTGTTGGTAGCAATAATGTATAACACCAAGCctaatgttttaataattgacacatttttaataaatttatgtGAGTTTCAATATGAAAtgtttctattttcaaattacaATGATTGTATATAGTAATgttaataaacatatataaCTTGCATCATCTTTGGcgtattatttatgttaaataaaatgtacttatattataaaacattttcacgATGGCAAACTGTTAGAAACGACACAATCAATATAACTTTTTATCAGAgtagtaaaataaacaatagcaTTTATTCAGATGTAATAAATCGATATCAAATGCCTTTTGTAAATGCATATTGGTTTTTCTTCTCCATAGGTAAGTGAAAACGTTGAAAAATTATTAGGAATAATGCTTTGTGATATTGATATTAGTGTTTATAATTACAAGCGGTAACTGTGACGTTCTCGCAAGTGGACAAAGTGACGTATGAAGGTGCTCAAGTATGGCAGACGACGCTGCGGGGCGCCGAGGATGTGCTTCTCATCAAGAGACTCGTTGATAACCAAGGTTTGAACCATTTGTCTTCTCTTTATCATATAAGCATAGTCGTCAAGGACGTCACCACATCCGTTGACGCAGAAATATAGGAAGCCCGAAGTTGGAATTTAgacttaaaatagttttattgggtactagcttctgccagcggtttcaccgaCATCCCGTAGGAACCTATGCACGAactctgataaaaagtagcgttCCTGGATAAATGGgcaatctaacactgaaataatttttcaattcggtttctaagattagcgcgttcaaagaaacaaacatttACGCACAAATTTTATATTCGATGTAGACAGCATTACCACGACGAATTACTTATGTTACCTACATGATTATGCTACCATAATCATGCAGCCACAAAAGTTACAAAGTAT
This genomic interval from Helicoverpa zea isolate HzStark_Cry1AcR chromosome 18, ilHelZeax1.1, whole genome shotgun sequence contains the following:
- the LOC124638918 gene encoding pre-mRNA-splicing regulator female-lethal(2)D yields the protein MSEETERHGEATCEGGAGGGGSSLARVLLTPHQLDAASADSLRAAWRNQDLYIDHLETLNKQLEGSLEKAKEIEDRIKQQYAESQHREKVLVRRLAAKEQEIQDYVSQITELKSSHASLNGRPTLLDPAVNVLILRLKQELTSTKARLEETQNELSAWKFTPDSNTGKKLMAKCRLLHQENEDLGRMTSSGRIAKLEGDLALQKSFSEEVKKSQSELDEFLQELDEDVEGMQSTVLFLQQELRATHATVNGTRAASPEKRAYSGSDCSEPPVGKRRRASVLSLEYNEDEEPLTVTNGDAD